caacattgttttctcaaataataatttcatgttCGCTGATGAATTTTGGAATATTTGGAGTGTGCCAATAATATCGCTTAATGTATGTATTAGACATTGTATAATAGACATTTTAGGAGAAAATGGAACTCATCTTGAACCAAATGTCTattagcagtagcagcagctaATTCAGAATGAAAATGTTTAGTCATGGTATGAGAACTTCACTATACGGCCTGTCACATACTACCAATGCACTTCGCCGGGACTTTAAAAACCGACGCACATAATTAACGACGGCGAGAGAATCGGTGGAGCTCCGTCGAGAAAGCACTTGAAAAATCACAACTGGTCGTACCAATATCGATATAATACCGGCGTTAGAGATGATCTGCTACTGAAATACCACATTTCTGTCACCGATGTTATACCGAAGCGCCGCCATTGTTCTACCGATGTGCCTTTGCAGACCGGAGCTTAAGCGGAGTGATACCGTTGCGATGCCGTTGTACTACCTTTGTACGGTATAAGTATACGGAAGTAGTACGGTATTACATCGCTTAAAACGGTAGTACATCATTGGCTCATCGGCAGGACTACGGCTTCACATATGTTCCAGTACGATACATATGAAGGTCACCAGAGAGCCGCCGATCCAAAACTGAGCACTACCGGTGCTCTCCTGACATTAAAGAAGAAATACCGAATTCTCGTTGATATCTCCAGTAGCGCAACGGCAGAATTTATTGAGCAAGTTCAATTTATACCGTCTCCGGTTGATGCTTTGTTTTCGCCGTTGTTCCGACGATTTACTACCACTCCTAAGGACGTCATATCGTTGCGCTGCCGTACTTGTACAGATTCCCTAAAAATGGCAAAATTTGTGCTCCGGTAAAACTCGGATAACACGCCAAATCGGGTAGGTGTGACAGGCCCTTTATAATGATGGCACGAGCATTCAAAGGTCTATCAGATAAAGTATTAGATTCTTAGAAGAGCGATAATTTAGTAAGTATAATTCATGTAGTTAGAACGGGTACAATCTAAATGACTAAGAAGGGCAGTGCGAGCGAAATAGCGAACACTTCTTTCGATTTAACCTTATATGTCTGAGAATGTAACCTGTTTTAGCAGGATGGGAACCAAATAAACACGTcatggtttttttttaagttttaatactATAAATCTTATCAACGAAGCGTGGTACTTTTTGAAGCCTTCCTGTTGAtattgtgtgtatctcgttaaGTATCGGTTAAGTATCGGTTAAGTATCGGTTAAGTATCGGTCCGGATTCAAACCTTGTGCATTTCAACAAAAGAGTAGCTTAAAGCTAGGCTGCTGGGCTTGCTACTGAAGTTTACATCGTACTTTTTCTACATTGTGTACACGTAAAGGGAGTGTGCGAAAGTTTAAGCGGGGTTTTGGAGTCTGCAACACCCTagtttgaagttttattatGGTTGATATTCAGCCTGGTGACACGTCGTTCCCTATCGACAACCTGTATCAAGATGACTGTGTGCAACTAATGGCCGGCACGACGTTTCAGAACTGGTTTGCTGTTGTAACCAATGGAGAGGTAATTAGGAATTGTCGTAATTTCTGTGGCAGGTGATAACTGAGATGTATATTAACAAgttaaagttaataaataaGTATGTATTCAAGGTGCCGTCGATGTAAAATGGCTGGACGGAAacctgttttaaaaacaaacacacaaacaaacggCTTGTATTTTGGTACCCAGGTTCTGCATGGTCTTTGGTCAATATACTTGTAATACGCTTGTTCTATATTAAACATAAGCAGCGgtttttgatgaatatttgaGGACATGAAATGGCATGTAGGTTCAAGTCAAAACCGCGTGTAATGGTTCCACTAAATATACTTTTTCGTCTTTTGACTACTACCAAGAATAATGTCATGTCGCTTTCTCTTAGTACCTTCAGGCAGGTGTATACCTAATTGTCTGTGCCTATAGAGTTATGAGGCTTTTTTCAGGTAGGCTACGTACTTAAGGACTATGAGATGGATATAACGAGCTGTCAAGGATCCCGTTAGTATTTAAgttgttattttgtataaagCATATTTCAGTGAAtcaagaaattaataattgGCCAAATAATTGGCCAAATTAGAGGAATGACTAAGTTCAAAAACGTATtatatatagtttgatgcatcatatgtatgtattattctGGCTTCATTTCTACTGCTCATAAATAAAAGTACTTGATATCtgcttatttttttcaacaagtttTTTTTGCATCTATTCAAATGATTTCCTTCATTTCAGCTCCATCATTAAACCCATGGACAGCATCCACAGCAGGTTCGACAAGTCAAACCCGGCCGGCGACTCAAGCAGCTTCAACGCCAATTATTTCCACTGTATCAACAACTACACCAGCATCGACCACCAACATGTCACCAACTTATTCATCTTCTGTCACACCTGTATCATCGTCAGCGTGGACTTCATCGTCACCATCTACAAAACCATCAACAATACAGCCTACCATGAACGTAGTAACCACCGGTAAAAAAACCTGTTGAAAACTAACTAGTTTATCCGgcaatttgttataaaataacacGTGACCTCAAATGCATCAAATCACGAGAATTTTGGCCATTAaacgatttttttctgaaatacaaatattgatgatttatatattggtATTTTATCCCAAATTGCCATGGTCAGTTTGTCTTAGACTGTCAAAATAGACTTGAGAAGATATTGCCTACACGCATTTCACGTGCCATTATGGTTTCCTCTTCAACCAGATCACAGATTCACCAGGTTTGGCGATATACTACTGATTTTAGATCTGATTGCAGATTTCATAATTAAGCTTTGCATTGTGCATCTAATGTATTAACACAAAGGTGAGTAGATAAAAATCTAGAAAACTGGTACTCAATTCTGACTAACTGTTCATCGTCACCTTCAATTGTAGTGTGAACTCAAagcgtgtatatatatatttaaatgataattacattattttattcaatatcgaTTCAGACGCATGCCCTACACACATGGGCATGGTGGCCGCCGGATTTTGGGCCTCCAGCGACCAATGGTGTTTCCAATTTGTACACGTCTTAGAGTCCTGGCAGGTGGCCGAACACATGTGCAACATTCAAGGCGGTCATCTTGTCACCATCGAAAATGCACAAAAAGAACAGTTTATTACTTCTCTTCTGAAGGCTCATGGATTGTTTTCTAATTTCTGGATTGGCTTAAACGACCAAATGAGAGAGGCTTACTTCCAATGGTCTTCAGGTAAAATCTTAAGTTTTATGTTTTGGTATagcataagtacatgtattgctaATAATACGAATGCGGATacgtatataaaaacaatgccCTTGTCCTTAAAAGTAAGAAGAATAAAACGCCAATGTATATTGCTTTGAACATTGTTTTGGGGAAATTGCTTGTGAGAGTAGCATTTACTAAATACGATCTTggcatttaaatattgtatgtgtatatgatATGTGCTGAATTCAAATTCTGTTTCTCGATCAGGAATGATATAGAGCATGCGGATCGTCGCTGACTTAAGATTTCCACATTTACGAATGTTACAATTTTgcttcattggaacttcattcTGAGAATTTCATatcttataattgttttatgttcgTAGGAATTGATGCACATTATAACAACTTTGAATCCTTGCATACACATCCATTTGCCGACTGTGTCTACCTCTCCGCTGCCACTGGTAAATGGCATGAGAGCCACTGCACCATCGCACGCCATTACTATATCTGCCAGTTTAGTAAGTTTAATTTTCTGGAAATGTCGGATCGTAATACACAGGTACAATATTTGCTAGTTCAGTAAGACTTTGTTGTCAGCTTTGCTTTAACCTTTGCTGTCAATGTCCCGTCTCGGTAAATCGGATTTCATACTTAAGACGTAAATTACTCTTCCATGGTATCAGTTTCCCGATTCTATTATCAACCCATGAAAACGAGTAACGATCTGTTTAATGTTAGAAGCCTAAGACCAAACCATTTGACTACAGTTTCTACATCGTCCCATTTAGTACGTTTAACTTGCCAAAAGCCTCTGATTTAGTACATAGTTGATATAGATAAGTAACAGAATAATCGAATGTGTGTTGGTTCTGTACATAGCGTTATTTAACAACGCCCCGTCCCAGTAATTCAATAATACCCAACGTCCCCGTCCCAAGAACTTCTCCAGTgtcactaaaccgggtttatgtttaaactttttgttactgagcttgtttcacATAAGTATCAAGCGAATTCCTCTATGTCTAAGGGACAACAAAAATATCTGCAATAAACAAAACCCAATCACAATTCCTGTCATTAAAACCTGGAAACAAAATTTCTGTCATTAAAACCTGGAAACATAATTCCTGTCATTAAAACCTGGAAACAATTTTACCTTTTCATTAATACTCGCATGCCACTTgtatattcttttctttttcagatAAGAACATGTACCATGGAGTTCCAATCATTGGttgatatgaatatatttattgtacaattaaataaatatcgaaCCAATGACACAATTCCTTTCCTCATGATGGACATGTcgtcaaaatacttaaaagatATTTTACTAAAAGTAAACTATACAAATAGATTCATGCTTATTTCTTTGCACGCCGAAATAGGCTATGTTTATACTACTAAGCAAAGTTTATCGCGATACTTTATTGTTTTCGAGTTTATATTAGATGCCGTGATTAATGTATTATGTTAATGTGAAAGTAGGGACAGTTCGTTGAAATTTTATACAACCAATTGCAGTCATGCAATCCTTTGCCGGAAAATTAACATGATTTGATGTCGCAGTATCCTGTTGATGTAATGTCATAATGTAATTGACTGATTATTAGACGTTCTTTACATTTTCAGATGTCAAAACTATTGGTTGTGGATTAATATTCGTCTTGATAAAGCACAATTATTAATCAACAACCAATATTTTTGATATCCAAAAACATCAAGAATGTCTAATATTTAGTCAGTCAATTACAATTTGACATGTGTGTCAcggtgtgtgcgcgcgcgcgcgtgtacGTATGAatgtgcgcgtgcgcgtgtgcgtgtgtgataCGCAACATGTCAATTTCAATTCAATCAGTTTTAGACAAAAGATATCACGTCTTAAGAATTAGGAAATAACGGCACTTtcctgagaaaaaaaaaacaacattataggTGTTATGTAATGTAGGTAATTAACATATTAAGCAaccttaaaatgtattttacatgcCGTGAAAAATCCAAATATAATCCGGGAACATCGTTTTATAATACTACCCAAGTATGCATTTTATACCACCCattcttatttcaatgtttaaatgcaTCAAGTGAACTTATTAAAGCATGCAATATATTTAAGATTTAGTATAATGTTGCCTTTTCTTTACCAAAAGGAAGAGACCTTCAGGAGTAATTTCCCTTTATGACCTAGTTAACCGGCACATGTAAACAACACAATCACGTTTCAATGTTATATTTCAGGATGATCACCGTATgactttatttatatactacTACCCTTTAATATACAAACATGGAGTATCCACCGTTCAAGCTCGGGTCGTCAAGATTTGACCAGGTACttataatattactttaatcgtttataaacataacattattgGTGTACATGCATGACTGATCACGATGTATTTATGTGGTACATGGTAAAGTTACTGctcaaaaatatacatgtttatatgtattgcATCCAACAAATGTATTATGACTTGCTtgatttacacattttttatttatttcaactgtGGGTAtgcatatcaatattaaattagtGCTTGTATTTTATCTGTTGGTCTAAAATAATAGaagtgttatacgggattcttccaatccatAACTCAGGGAAACCATataaaaaatcgtaaaaaaaatccgtcaacgaacaattatttggactatttATCTGTATGCAAGTTCGAGAGTCTTATCTATCTCATTTAGCTTAATAACAATTGAAACCAATGTATTTATAGCTTTAAACTTTCTTTCCGGATCAACAAGTGTATTCAATAATTTCAGTATTCAAACCCTGTTTTAAAGTTTGGACTATTTCAAAGTATAAGTACTAGTCTGGTATGAATGTCTCATGATTTCTTTCACCCGTCCGGATGCCCGGTTTGTTATTCCAGCTGTGTCATAGTTGAGGtttttatattacatgttaCTATTTCTACTGCTACTATttctaatactactactactcctgctacttctacttctactactactcctactactaatACTTGCTATTTCCTACAGTACAAATGCttttgctgctgctgttgctactactactactataactaccgCACCACCACCATAATCAACACCTACAACCATCGCTTACTACTGCTGCGAATctagtaaggcctaaaaaaaatatttggttcgggttacccgaccctaccgtttttatagtcagtttaaaaataatatatgaaaaacaaaaaaataaaatatatatatatatatgtatatatataaaattcaattgCTTTTCAGTACGTAGTTTAAAGCCTTAAATGCTTActcagaagataactttaacaccattccgcaatgatgaaaatgacattcttctataaacctaataaaaaaggcctacctacctacctatttttgaaaacgatgtaaccctaaccaaacaatgtttttaaggCCTAATTGATAAAGCAGATTCAAACAGTAAGCCTGACCAGACCTCTACCAAAATAGAGGATAGGAAACCTTGCcgtataatatacatgtataatatgttagtACAGAGCTGAGCAATATATTGAGGTACATAGAAGCCCGAATTCGAACTATATAAAGATATTACCAAATATAGACCTAGTTGGTTCTATGAGAGAGACACGTTTTGTGGTGTGTAGGCAGCGATGATTTCTCCAGCCGGTTGCCATTAAACGCTTCGTGCAAATAAATGGTCGTTGGTACCAAGGTGAATATGACCTCTGGTGCGACGTGATCAGACCGGGAACCGAGCCAAAGTCATCCTTCATCAGAAGCGCACGCAGATCCACTTACCTGTTTTTGTATCGACGTATACTGTATTTTACCTATATAACCTGTCACAACCACCATACATGTGCACTTGGTATTGGTCTAAGAGAGCCCTACTTCGGCCATGGTGGTGGGAACCAAAACATTCTTTTTAGAAAGTATGCTCAGCGGCTACGCATCTAATATTATAACCGATTTACAAACTTAACAATTAATGTATTTGTTCTTCTTCTGTTTATAGAGCCAATTTTCTGGACGGTTTCGTCATCTATTAGATCTCACAGACCCAAGGCCTCTATTTACATCCCAGGTTTGTATATACCCGAGAAAGACTAAATAGTTTACACAgttgaaatattaattgtgCTGGTATATGACATTGGATAATGTACATCTTGTGAAGGAAGTCACTGACCTATTATATTTTGCATCAGGTTTAAGCAGGCATACCGTTATGTCTTTTGTGTTTGACTTCCAACCAAGCcctgttttatttatatgcatatatctTTTGGAAGGTAATTCCTTTTCCGATTGTTCACAGACAAGTACTGTCGTTTTTCGTTGGTTCACAGACATATTGACCTGTAATTTTACAGACTCACAGACATATATGAATAGGTTATACATTTTCCATTGATCACAAACATATATTGATAAGTAATTCATTTTTCATGGGTACTTAAACatataatgaaatgttatatattgtcTATTGGtcacatacatataatgatatGAGTTCACAGACTTATAATGATACATTTTCCATTGTTCACAGActtataatgttacattttCCATTGTTCACAGACTTATAATGATACATTTTCCATTGTTCACAGACTTATAATGATACATTTTCCATTGTTCACAGACTTATAATGATACATTTTCCATTGTTCACAGACTTATAATGATACATTTTCCATTGTTCACAGACTTATAATGATACATTTTCCATTGTTCACAGACTTATATTGATAggttattcatttttcattcgTTCACAGAAAAAGCTGGATGCGAGTATAGCCCTACTCGAGAACTTTAAACGCAACAGCCTTCCACCCGGTGTTACAGACAAGGAGCTATGGCAGGCACAGAAAATAAAACAGGTTTCACCATTCATATAATGAAATGATTATTCATGAAATtgctttgtatttttaaatgtataaataccGTCTGCTTTGGTAGTGTATACTTTAAATATGGTGGCTGTCGGAAAACGGTCCATCCACATTAGACATATGCCAATGCATGATCCGCgaattattaaacataaaactttaacatgCCTTCAGGTTAAAACATAACCAGTCCCTTATAAcgggattaagctaagctcactaatTTTGTACGTTATAAGATGTGTAATTTATACATTCTATAGAGTTTTTATTCTTTATCAGGAGAGTATATTAGTGATATTCACTGATGACCTCATTTAAATCGGATCAAACGTCGTTTTTCAGAGTTTCATTGAAcatatgaatgtattaaaaatgtattaacatgtgTAGTGTTTATctgtttcaaacaattcatAGTCATGCTCAACTGTATTATAAATACAGTCTACATATCGTTTTACCTTGATTATCTATCTGACGAAGTTGTTAGTTGCGCATACGGAAAAAAAGCATGCCAATGTCAGTGCACTGTCTTAAGGTGTcttgtataattatgtgaaCGTTAGTcatcttttttatcattgtgTCACATAACAAGATCGAACCGTTCAAAGATAGAAATCTCATCATTATTTCAGGGATGACAAAGTTCATGATTTATCCTGACCGTCTGTGGTGTGAAATATTACCTCGGATGTCTTGTTTAAGAGCCTACATTACGTTTCTCCTGTTCAGCTTCTTTTGGTCGTTGTTCCTGCCTTTaaacaaactcattttaaatgtgtagtCGCTAGACGCGTCTTCGTCATCTGCATCGTATTTACGAAAATCATTGACATTTAATTTCAGAGCATACTTCATCCTGATACGGGCCAGAAGATACTTATGCCATTCCGAATGTCAGGTATTAAACcagtatttgaatgtttttgttcacAGCAATGTGGTTTATTACTGAGTACAACAAAATCACACATTAAACTAAACTACATAAATGACAATGAAACTCGTTGAAAGGTATTCTATGTAGATGAACACACAGTGAAATgcttaactttttttaaaaattgtctaAATCGTTATTTATCGGATATTTATTCGTTTTGCTCTTTACTCGAATTGTTACTCATTTTAATAACTTCTTTTAT
The Mya arenaria isolate MELC-2E11 chromosome 12, ASM2691426v1 DNA segment above includes these coding regions:
- the LOC128210561 gene encoding snaclec bothroinsularin subunit beta-like, giving the protein MASPSLNPWTASTAGSTSQTRPATQAASTPIISTVSTTTPASTTNMSPTYSSSVTPVSSSAWTSSSPSTKPSTIQPTMNVVTTDACPTHMGMVAAGFWASSDQWCFQFVHVLESWQVAEHMCNIQGGHLVTIENAQKEQFITSLLKAHGLFSNFWIGLNDQMREAYFQWSSGIDAHYNNFESLHTHPFADCVYLSAATGKWHESHCTIARHYYICQFNKNMYHGVPIIG